The Elaeis guineensis isolate ETL-2024a chromosome 13, EG11, whole genome shotgun sequence genome includes a region encoding these proteins:
- the LOC105055908 gene encoding inositol-tetrakisphosphate 1-kinase 3 isoform X2, with protein MLEGVANLNLSDCYGKVGVPRQVVITKDPSSILDAVSKAGLTLPLVAKPLVVDGSAKSHELSLAYDQFSLSKLDPPLVLQEFVNHGGVLFKVYIVGETIKVVRRFSLPDVNKCELLNGAGVFRFPRVSCAAASADDADLDPVVAELPPRPLLERLAIELRRRLGLRLFNIDMIREHGTRDRFYVIDINYFPGYGKMPGYEHIFTDFLLSLVQSKYKRRLTAKAAGAEMFFDLQASGGCSKSSTCALNRPCT; from the exons ATGCTTGAGGGTGTAGCCAATTTGAATCTATCAGACTGCTATG GTAAAGTTGGTGTTCCTAGGCAAGTAGTAATTACAAAAGACCCCTCATCAATCCTAGATGCAGTTTCCAAGGCTGGATTAACACTACCTTTAG TTGCAAAGCCATTGGTAGTTGATGGAAGTGCAAAATCACATGAACTATCTCTTGCTTATGATCAATTTTCCTTGTCAAAGCTTGATCCACCCTTGGTTTTGCAGGAATTCGTCAATCATG GCGGTGTTCTCTTTAAGGTCTATATTGTTGGGGAAACAATAAAAGTCGTGCGGCGGTTTTCCCTTCCTGATGTTAATAAATGCGAACTATTAAACGGTGCTGGTGTCTTTCGATTTCCCAGAGTTTCTTGTGCTGCAGCCTCTGCAGATGATGCCGACCTGGACCCTGTTGTTGCTG AACTTCCTCCTCGACCGTTGCTTGAGAGGCTTGCTATAGAGCTCCGTCGTAGACTG GGCCTTCGGCTATTCAACATAGATATGATCAGGGAGCATGGGACAAGGGACCGATTTTATGTCATTGATATCAACTATTTTCCTG GATATGGCAAAATGCCAGGCTATGAACACATTTTCACTGACTTCCTTCTAAGCCTGGTGCAAAGCAAGTATAAAAGGCGATTAACAGCTAAAGCTGCTGGTGCTGAAATGTTCTTTGATCTGCAAGCATCAGGTGGATGTTCCAAGTCTTCAACCTGCGCTCTAAATCGCCCATGTACGTAG
- the LOC105055908 gene encoding inositol-tetrakisphosphate 1-kinase 4 isoform X1, with translation MRLNGEISYRNEEEKENEMGSVLLPPLPQQKLVVGYALTSKKVKSFLQPKLEGLARKKGILFVAIDQSRPLSEQGPFDIVLHKLTGKEWQQVLEDYGRKHPEVTVLDPPDAIQHLRNRQSMLEGVANLNLSDCYGKVGVPRQVVITKDPSSILDAVSKAGLTLPLVAKPLVVDGSAKSHELSLAYDQFSLSKLDPPLVLQEFVNHGGVLFKVYIVGETIKVVRRFSLPDVNKCELLNGAGVFRFPRVSCAAASADDADLDPVVAELPPRPLLERLAIELRRRLGLRLFNIDMIREHGTRDRFYVIDINYFPGYGKMPGYEHIFTDFLLSLVQSKYKRRLTAKAAGAEMFFDLQASGGCSKSSTCALNRPCT, from the exons ATGAGGTTGAACGGGGAGATTTCCTATAGGaatgaggaggagaaggagaacgAGATGGGTTCGGTTCTGCTGCCTCCGCTGCCGCAGCAGAAGCTCGTCGTGGGGTACGCCCTGACGTCGAAGAAGGTCAAGAGCTTCTTGCAGCCGAAGCTGGAAGGTTTGGCTAG GAAGAAGGGGATTTTATTTGTTGCAATTGACCAAAGTAGGCCTCTTTCAGAGCAAGGTCCTTTTGACATTGTTCTACACAAG TTGACTGGAAAAGAGTGGCAACAAGTTCTGGAG GATTATGGGAGAAAACATCCAGAAGTGACTGTGCTAGATCCACCGGATGCTATACAACACTTGCGCAATCGACAATCAATGCTTGAGGGTGTAGCCAATTTGAATCTATCAGACTGCTATG GTAAAGTTGGTGTTCCTAGGCAAGTAGTAATTACAAAAGACCCCTCATCAATCCTAGATGCAGTTTCCAAGGCTGGATTAACACTACCTTTAG TTGCAAAGCCATTGGTAGTTGATGGAAGTGCAAAATCACATGAACTATCTCTTGCTTATGATCAATTTTCCTTGTCAAAGCTTGATCCACCCTTGGTTTTGCAGGAATTCGTCAATCATG GCGGTGTTCTCTTTAAGGTCTATATTGTTGGGGAAACAATAAAAGTCGTGCGGCGGTTTTCCCTTCCTGATGTTAATAAATGCGAACTATTAAACGGTGCTGGTGTCTTTCGATTTCCCAGAGTTTCTTGTGCTGCAGCCTCTGCAGATGATGCCGACCTGGACCCTGTTGTTGCTG AACTTCCTCCTCGACCGTTGCTTGAGAGGCTTGCTATAGAGCTCCGTCGTAGACTG GGCCTTCGGCTATTCAACATAGATATGATCAGGGAGCATGGGACAAGGGACCGATTTTATGTCATTGATATCAACTATTTTCCTG GATATGGCAAAATGCCAGGCTATGAACACATTTTCACTGACTTCCTTCTAAGCCTGGTGCAAAGCAAGTATAAAAGGCGATTAACAGCTAAAGCTGCTGGTGCTGAAATGTTCTTTGATCTGCAAGCATCAGGTGGATGTTCCAAGTCTTCAACCTGCGCTCTAAATCGCCCATGTACGTAG
- the LOC105055907 gene encoding LOW QUALITY PROTEIN: large ribosomal subunit protein cL38 (The sequence of the model RefSeq protein was modified relative to this genomic sequence to represent the inferred CDS: inserted 1 base in 1 codon), whose product MASISGMPATATIPVSKPRPWRPSPPRLGGGGGNGGLVVECSSRPKKKATAHHMKTRPKKTQPWDIRRKGPTIYPPLPPXPPDWTLVTEDQPLPQPPPDAGGLSPAPSAS is encoded by the exons ATGGCGTCGATTTCAGGGATGCCCGCGACCGCCACCATCCCCGTCTCCAAACCGAGGCCGTGGCGGCCATCGCCTCCGAGATTGGGTGGTGGTGGAGGAAACGGTGGGTTGGTGGTGGAGTGCTCGTCGCGGCCGAAGAAGAAGGCGACGGCGCACCACATGAAGACGCGACCAAAGAAGACGCAGCCCTGGGACATCCGCCGCAAGGGCCCCACCATCTACCCTCCCCTCCCCC CTCCCCCCGACTGGACCCTCGTCACCGAGGACCAGCCCCTCCCCCAGCCACCGCCGGACGCCGGAGGACTCTCCCCCGCTCCTTCGGCCTCCTAA